CCTCTCCGGCACATGCTGTTTTGCAGGAAACCCTTCTGGCTCAACAGTTACTAATACTAGCTGGAATTCCTCCTGAATAACGTCAATAACATAAGCATATATAAACTTTTCAGAAACTTTTGAGTATAAGGCTTGATACTAATATTGGACCTGATTGTTGTTCTTAAAAATTAGCTTTTCAGTGTTGAGCAATCTCCTGTTATTGTTCAGCATCACATCCGACCTGTTTCTCTTCAGTTGTATGGAAAAGCTAGCAGGTATCtggtgtttttttatttagtgtcAGTTTCCAGAGGAAAGATCCTCTGCAAAGAACTAAAGGAAGACATAATATACATACAGAAGCTGGATATGATATCTTCACTTCATACCACGTTTGAGGTTTCAGGCCCTGTAATTGATAAAAGCAAGAGCCACCTTGTAATGGCATAGTTTCTTTCCACAGCTCTTCTCcaactttcaaaattttgtcCTCAACGCTATCACAGAAAACAGTTGAGCACTATAACTAAGTTAATAACAAGAAGAATTCTGATATGAGGAGACCAAACAATTAAGGTGAATTATAAATAAGGACTTTTATACACTCACTTATTCCCAAAGCAGGGAGTTGGGCCATTCACGATGATGAGAAGAATGCCAAGCAGAATAAGCATATTTCACATGCAAATGCAAGGGATTGATAACGAAACACCTAGATCTTCAACTCAAGCCTGCAGAGGATTAGTATTTTAGTACACATTGAACCATTCAAACTTGGTAGAATTTAATATTGCAACAGACTCTTTATAAACCGCACCACCTATCATCAGATAAAAAGGGGCATTTCAAAGGATAAAAGAACATACAATTGAAGCTGACTTTAATGAAAAAGCTAGGGGAGAAAGTATTAAAACGTCAAATATTCATATTGTTATTGCGTTTCACAAATGTATTTAGTTTTAGATGGATTCTAAGGTGGACCATGCTCCACAATTAAGAGCCCGAAGATTCATACAAGGTGCACAATCCCTCCCTATAAAAAATCCCTTTCTTCATTGGCACCATGCAGCATCACTAGAGgcaattttcaaaatcatgccATTTTTTCCGCTTTATCTCCCTCTCATTATTCCCCTTCTTCGCCCCTAACTCTCGTTCCATCTTCACAGTTGGATCACTAACAATTCCTAAAATGAAAATAGTTTTCAGAATGGACCCTTGCATCtctaattttaaagaaaagatCCGCCAACATGATTATCACGTCATTGTCCCTTCTTCATGTCTATTTTGTCTACCAAACATAAGCACAACTCTAACTCCTTCAAAAGTGACACCAGATCAGTTgcatatttaaaatgtaaaaaataagcTGTTACTAGACAAAGTCCAATCCAATCTAATTAGCCTACAGGTTCAGGCATACTCTTTCCCGAAACAAAGTTCCCTCTTCAAAACTCAGGGTGTTATCAAAGGACTCACAAGCATATGCACCTGCCTTACTTTTTCTCCATTGGTTGAATCATGGAAAACAACGATGCTACGCAATAAAAGACAATGACGCAGGACTAGAATAAACTTATATATTAAACTTGGCCACTGTCTTTCCCTACTCTGGAGAAACTAAACTGTTGCAGTTCTGGTCAGGAAACAACCAATCTCCTGGTATATCATCAGGGAAATGCACTACAACATGAGGTCTATCAACATCAACCAAAGCTTGATTGCACGCTTAGTTTTACAGTGAGAGCAAGCTTTGGAAACAATGTTTGTTCCCACATGGAGCACATGAATGTATGATTTGGCTAATTCACATCATTCCAGAGCCAGAGAGAAAAGCCAATAGATTTCATTAATTACTACTATATACCAACTGATCACATATGGTTAAAGATATGAAATGAATTGTCATTCACCATCCATTCCGATTTTAACGTTTTCAAAAGCAAATATGTCTATGAAATGCAAGCTGGatcaaaagaaaacaataaaaaattaaatctatgaGCTTTTCCAAGTTTAAATGTAAGATACATGCTACTTTGTCGGAACAGATTCCAACATCAGAAGCAAAACCCAAAAAGTAGCTTGAATCAGATGCCAAGAAGCACGTTTTTTACTACACTGATGAAAAGCCGTATGTGAATCATTAGAAAAACTATTGTTGTTAGTAGGATATTAAATGTGAGTTAGAAGCTCTCACAAGATTCTAGATATCTCCTTGTAATCAATACTTTAGAGTTAGAATTCTCTGTATATAGAGGTTGATGTATTCTTTCAAATCAACCAATTGAATAAAATCTTCTCTTATTTAGATTAATCCTTTTCATGTTGATAGCAAGTCCAGGTTCTGATTCTGGAACCTGTGGGTTATGACCCTAGAATCTTCTGATAGCTTCTACAAAAAAACTTAATATCCTACTAACAACAAATACTAAGGGAGCaattatataataaacaatTGGGATGCAACATCTATATCTGGTAATGCAGGTAAACAACGAAAATCCTTGGTGCCTtacatgaaatattttttcacatcaAACTTTGATAGGAATTTCATTTGGACCATTAACTAGGATtaccatatttttatttaaatcttgAACTGTTTTTAACTTATATTGTTTCTCTGTATTTCCCTATCTTGACAAAACTTGCAAATCAGAATTCATGATTTCGGATCCTTggtattatttctttattaggataatttatgattatattaattagaaactttccttattttttgttttatcaatTAGAATAATGATAATTATGATCCAATTAATTAGACAtatctttatcatttttattaaagaCAGTGACCTGATTGGAATTTTGTCAACGAGAAATTattttcagaaaagaaaaaaccttTGTTAGAGTTTAGAATGGACGGAATATTATCAATTGAATCCATGCAATAGAGCTAATCAACCCATTGCATAGCATGACAACACAACATCAAATTCTAAAGGGTATTTTATGTTTACCATTAGTTTTTTGGTCTTCTGTTTTATGATTGACAGAAAAAAACTGACTAGCTTAGCTGGTAAAGAAAGGAAATACAATGAAAGAATGGAGGGATAGTGACCCAAGATTGTTAAGCTAACTGAAGAAAATCTCAAGTTCTGGTTGTCAATGTTCAAATTCACTATTGCCAATTGCCAATTTTGCAAGTGACAAAATGTACTAAATTTATTCAATATGATTCTCTCACCCAAAACTAATtgaccaatttaaaatttactaacaTCTGCTTCTTCTATTAATATCTTACCTCTGCTAACTAACAAGACCTGTAACAATTTCTCTAACCATTTTAACTAAGAACACCTATTTGAGGCCGACTCACTTGGCTGTTTTCAACATACAGTAGCGGCTGGATTACACACATTTGGCttctttttatcaaaaaatttatcCAGTGGTGCTGCCACCATTACTAGTTATCAACACAACAAATCGAAGGACACACATGAACAAAGGTTCAAATCGTCAACCCTGCAACCTTGTCTTATTGCTCAATATACATACTTACATACATGCTAGTCTCCCTCATCTATACATATCCCTTAGTAGGGAGGAGACCTAACAAGCTAACATCGTCAATCATCTCGTATATAGCTATATACATGTACCGTGCAGTCAGATTAAATCTTCCCTTGCATGCTGCCCTAATTTTTTCCTTCTAAAATTGCACACATGCCATCATCTCTACTTCATCTACATCATTACTAACTATTTAGTCTAATTTTGAAATTGCTTATAATTCCACAGTCCACGAGGTTTGAATAACTCAAGTAAAGGAGATATCAGCTCATAACGAAAGTTGAAAGGTGGTTATGCAGCACAGATATGCATTTCAAACAAGGAGTCTGATTAATGTTCGCGATAATGTCTACCAGTAGGGAAAATATGggaaaaatatgatgaaaaacatttatattttacatttttgacATCAGttgaaatcaaacaaaaataaatgcaaatccAAGATAATTTGGTAAAAATCGAACAAACAAATTCTAGATTATAGAGATAAAATGCAAATCagtgaaattaaaaagaaataaaatcaaaacacaaatcaaggaaaaacaaattgaatCATCAAACCCTACATTAATTGAGTTAACAAGTCGTATATTAAAGACATGAAAAAGATAAGAAGACAAACCTGAAACTAACTACCCAAAGACAAAGCTACCGAAGCTTCCAGGGATGGAGCGAGTGAAGCTTTGAAGGGCTTGAAGAAGTGTACTTAGGAGAGAGAAAttcaaaatttacaattttctaATGAAACTTCAAATTGATGAAATTAATATAGAAAtggtttttaaaaataattatagcaCTTTGATGTATATACtcataaagtaatttaaaaattattattaatagagtAGTCAccttttaaacatttaaaaatatactaaaaaaatgtttccTTACCACCattatctaaatttatataggcttaaatatacatttggtccctattttcatcaaaattattcaatttggttcttattttCGTTATTTTGTCAATTTGGTAAAAGGACTCGATTGAATACAATTTTACAAaagtgaggaccaaattgaccacacaacgaaaataggaaccaaattgaataattttgacaaaaatgagaacgaaatgtatatttaagccatttatatatatatatatatatatatatatatatatatatatatatatatatatatatatgaacccATACTTCAATTAAAATTACGTATCTCTGTCATTGTGCTGGATAATTATCATGTTCAATATTTTAGAATActgtacaaatatttattaaagaattatctaatttataaaatatagtaaaCATTTGTTTTCCGTATTTTGAGTTGAGAGTTTGATGCAGACTTAATTGGAACACAggcttataaaattttaaaaattatattacgtTATGGAATATTAAGAATCATATCATTACAATATGAGATATTATGAGTATTGAAAATGTGGAATTATTCTAAAAGTATGAGATATATAAGatatatcataaatataaaagatatgttataaaagaaatttgttattttattttattcacataccttttttttttctttctatatatacaaaatataaagtcAAATGACTATACGtgagtttttgtaaaaataaagtcacagcattattgattcaaaaattttatttttttcaatacaaATTTAAACGAGATACGGACTTAAACGAATATTTAttgtaatgatattttataataacaataacttaaacttttttattttcacaatatttcatacatataattttaacttagaTTGAAacgataataattatatatttatcatagtttttaaattttcacacactttttatatacatatattatatcttattatttttaaaataagtgtaTCAGATACATGTGATATCAGATAAACATGATGTCACCATAgcacaaaattattttagtataaatgaATCTTTATAAAGTTTAAtcgaattaaaatatttcaaactataattaaaaaggtaaaaagaaaataatttctaacTGTACATTGCTTAATCATCGAATCATAAGTACTATTTCAAGAACctgaaatatattaatattaacataaatttaacataaattttaaaatatgtacaaTATATATAACCATATCATATCATGATATAACATATTAGCATTTCAAACTAAGTAGGAAATAAAATCGATTTAAATTGCATCAATgtataataatttctaaatgtaataatatattttataatactttAGCATATTCTGATTTAGAAAATTGTTGTtcattaacataattaaaagaatagtGAATGTTTAGATTGAGATTGGCATTAGAAAGCATAATAAATAGAACTGCCAGTCAAaacaattcataaatatttgtttttttctgtttttatatTCTCATTCATACCTATTATAACTTATCTTtattacaaattcaaatttctgcAATACGACACACTATGTTGAATTTTTGACGAGGAACTTAATAGTCTAACCAAACAATAACTAAGATAAAATACATCTAATCCAATTAAACTTTACCTTAaatgaattttacaaatatttgatTTACTTAAAACAATTCTGTATTAAACAAGTCTCTATTCTTGGTTAAAAATTCGatgtttaaaaagttatatccaactttaaaacaattaattttataaattataataaaaactttaaaatacacttaaaataatgataaatgtaGATGACAGTTAAAATATTGGCATGGCCTAAACGGGTTCAGTTTCGATTAGATcactgttttatattttatttagtctCATCTAACTAATTTTATCAACTCCTACTGAAAACACATGCATTCACCTTCTCtttataacaacaaaaaataataaaattaaataacaaccATAGCGAGTAGTAAACCAACTTGCAATATTTTGAACTGCAATCAGAATGTTCTTAGGTATGATGGACAGAAACAAGACAAACTCTTCTGCTATACAAATAATGTCAAAAAAGAATTACAATGAACTACAGTACATCAGCGGAAGATACTCACTCAGACAAAGGATGAAGCTTCATGAAGCAAATGAGTGAATATAAAGAACGTCAATCTAAAGAATGATTGACTTGATGATACGAGGTGCAGTGAATATATGAAGAACTTGTCCCACCGAGTTCAAGTAAAAACACAAACTTCTATTAGTTCTGTGTGACTGTGTGTATTTACTTTCCAATGCCAAGTTCTTTTGATATGTCTCTCGTCAAGCTAAATTGCAAAGTATTATTCCATGGAAATAAGGTGCGGGTCACAGGAAGCTTTCGCCGAAGATCCTGcaaataatataatgaataGCCTTCAAATTCAATAGATATGCGTAAGAAAGGTATCACATATAGCTTGTCCTTTTTATTACCTCTTTCACTCATACACCCAGGTAGTTCGGattaatcatataaattatataatatcaaTTACATAAAATACTTAATTCGGTCAGaagaaggataaaagaaaaaggaactTAAAGGTGTTCGGTCTCGGTCATGACACGGATTATTGAGAAATGCAAACTTAATGCAAAAAAAGCAACTTAATGAGAAATATTAGGTACATGATATTGGTTTAATGAGAATCAAAAATCACCACAGACTTCACAGAAATGCCACATCTGAAGCTTAGATTAAAAATATGCAGTATGACATAACAGGGGTTACCTTGAACGTCGAATCAGAAAGGTTTAGATATGATGCCTGTCAAGTTATGGTCATTAGAAAACCATGTGCACATTATTAAGATAGAAAGAATGAAAGACCCTAGCGACAACAAACAAAATCAGAACCTCAAGAGAAGCAAAGTACTCTGCTTCATGATGACGAATAATGGTTGTTATGGCAACTGCACATTCTTCGGGGgtctaaaataaaatcaaataataaaatattaatagataaGCTTTAACAGAAACATAATTAGATAAATGTTTCCTTTCTAACAATCAGTTTCTGTCTCAACCTCATCATTTTATGCATACATTTACTAAAATATTCTTTGGCTTGTAGAATACAAGTACATTTATCGGAAAATAACTATGGAAAGACTTGGGCAGTGCATCCACacctaataaaaataaaatgtctaATGCTGATTTTTGGTAACCTGAAAAAGAATTGTATCTTTGCATTCGTGCTTCGCATCTAACTGCACATTTCCTTCCTCAAAATAATGGGCACCCACCTGAAAATGGGTTAAAAATAATCAAGTCTTAAGAGCCTTGCACCATACCATTCAAAATTAATGCATAAATATCTATACAATATTACCTGCATTTTACCCTTTACTTCCACTGCTTGTTGATCATATTTGAACTCAATATTCCATACTGAAGACCAACTCCCGTTGCTATGAACAAAAgccaaagaaaaaacaaagtatATTGACATTATTAATGTATCAATGTTCTTATTTGGAACTAGTATGGAACAAagtatcaataaaaaaaatagttggaATTTCAGTCAACTTATTTCACGAACCAGAAATTCTGGGGGCTGTGCCTAGCAGCAGAAATCACCACAGCAAGCTCAAAATTAGAACCTGGAGCCTCTACATCTTTCCCATTTATGCAGTAAACAGAGCAGACACCTTTTGGATAGGCTTCTTCAACATATTTAAGTAATTCAATGTCCAGATTGCATCTGCAGAAAACAAATACCGTTAAATGCAAACAATGTACAACAACAAAGATATAAAAATGTGGTATTCAATTTACTCTATTAAAGGGTTGAATCACTATTTCACGTCCTCAAACATCagcaatataattttttttatttaaaagaataaatagcCGGATATTAACCAAAATCAGTATT
This portion of the Vigna unguiculata cultivar IT97K-499-35 chromosome 6, ASM411807v1, whole genome shotgun sequence genome encodes:
- the LOC114187458 gene encoding uncharacterized protein LOC114187458 isoform X1, with amino-acid sequence MLILLGILLIIVNGPTPCFGNNVEDKILKVGEELWKETMPLQGGSCFYQLQGLKPQTWYEVKISYPASIPASFSIQLKRNRSDVMLNNNRRLLNTEKLIFKNNNQEEFQLVLVTVEPEGFPAKQHVPERQFIIYNIVCDELLFGLPHEAWWVVALAVLGLGIAFIVPSFLPLYLLPKNQVPGTNDHVSKTS
- the LOC114187458 gene encoding uncharacterized protein LOC114187458 isoform X2: MPLQGGSCFYQLQGLKPQTWYEVKISYPASIPASFSIQLKRNRSDVMLNNNRRLLNTEKLIFKNNNQEEFQLVLVTVEPEGFPAKQHVPERQFIIYNIVCDELLFGLPHEAWWVVALAVLGLGIAFIVPSFLPLYLLPKNQVPGTNDHVSKTS
- the LOC114186648 gene encoding F-actin-capping protein subunit alpha translates to MAEEEEDSELSDKHKVEIAKWFLLNSPPGEIKYVAKDVKSILNNDDLYNEAASEAFPFYNKSHLISIQMANRSGDVLVTSFGELDGDAFLEPRTAQVAIVDHVKQVCTDVRPATDEELATPYVEEFRCNLDIELLKYVEEAYPKGVCSVYCINGKDVEAPGSNFELAVVISAARHSPQNFCNGSWSSVWNIEFKYDQQAVEVKGKMQVGAHYFEEGNVQLDAKHECKDTILFQTPEECAVAITTIIRHHEAEYFASLEASYLNLSDSTFKDLRRKLPVTRTLFPWNNTLQFSLTRDISKELGIGK